In a single window of the Diospyros lotus cultivar Yz01 chromosome 10, ASM1463336v1, whole genome shotgun sequence genome:
- the LOC127811874 gene encoding probable serine/threonine-protein kinase PBL23, giving the protein MSCFWCCMAEKDDNPKSPEKSVNGNANIKAFTSFANISFKSDSGKRRYITEELAKMGKGNISAKILTLPDLSTATENFNPDLLVGEGGFGRVYKGHIASLNQDVAVKQLDRNGLQGNREFLVEVMMLSLLHHPNLVNLVGYCADGDQRILVYEFMANGSLEDHLLDLPPNKKPLDWITRMRIAQGAARGLEYLHETANPPVIYRDFKASNILLDGDFGPKLSDFGLAKLGPTGDKSHVSTRVMGTYGYCAPEYALTGQLTTKSDVYSFGVVFLEMITGRRVIDKSRPSQEQNLVIWAQPLFRDKKKFVLMADPLLEGNYPMKGLYQALAIAAMCLQEEASVRPLISDVVSALEFLCTGKKDEEDAEDKEASASPSNRNSVEKKDAPDAGTLEKD; this is encoded by the exons ATGAGCTGCTTCTGGTGTTGCATGGCAGAGAAGGATGACAACCCAAAATCGCCAGAAAAAAGCGTCAATGGAAATGCAAACATTAAAGCCTTCACCTCATTTGCAAATATTTCCTTCAAATCTG ATAGCGGCAAGCGCAGGTACATCACTGAAGAGCTGGCGAAAATGGGAAAAGGGAACATCTCTGCTAAAATTTTGACGCTCCCAGACCTGTCTACTGCAACTGAAAACTTCAACCCCGACCTTTTGGTGGGTGAAGGAGGTTTTGGGAGGGTATACAAAGGGCACATTGCCAGCTTAAATCAA GATGTTGCTGTTAAGCAACTTGACAGAAATGGACTCCAAGGAAACCGGGAATTCCTCGTGGAGGTGATGATGCTGAGCCTTCTACACCACCCGAATCTTGTCAATTTGGTCGGCTATTGTGCAGATGGTGATCAGAGGATTTTAGTGTATGAGTTCATGGCTAATGGTTCCCTCGAGGATCATCTACTAG ATTTACCTCCAAATAAGAAGCCTTTAGATTGGATCACAAGGATGAGAATTGCTCAAGGAGCAGCAAGAGGTCTTGAGTATCTGCACGAAACAGCTAACCCTCCGGTGATTTACCGGGATTTTAAGGCATCAAACATTCTCTTAGACGGGGATTTCGGTCCAAAACTTTCTGATTTTGGGCTGGCCAAGCTTGGTCCAACTGGTGATAAGAGCCACGTATCCACGAGGGTGATGGGAACTTACGGCTACTGTGCTCCTGAGTACGCATTGACCGGCCAGTTGACGACAAAGTCTGACGTGTACAGCTTTGGAGTAGTGTTTTTAGAGATGATCACCGGAAGGAGAGTCATTGACAAGTCAAGACCAAGCCAAGAACAAAATCTGGTCATTTGG GCACAACCTCTATTCAGAGACAAGAAGAAGTTCGTGCTGATGGCCGATCCATTGCTGGAAGGAAACTACCCGATGAAAGGCCTATACCAAGCACTTGCAATAGCGGCAATGTGTCTGCAGGAGGAAGCCTCTGTCCGGCCTTTGATAAGTGATGTAGTGAGCGCGCTCGAGTTCTTGTGTACAGGGAAGAAGGATGAGGAAGATGCAGAGGACAAGGAGGCATCTGCATCTCCCTCGAATAGAAATAGTGTTGAAAAGAAGGATGCCCCGGATGCTGGTACATTGGAGAAGGACTGA